From the Gasterosteus aculeatus chromosome 13, fGasAcu3.hap1.1, whole genome shotgun sequence genome, one window contains:
- the rpl35 gene encoding large ribosomal subunit protein uL29: MAKIKARDLRGKKKEELLKQLDDLKNELSQLRVAKVTGGAASKLSKIRVVRKSIARVLTVINQTQKENLRKFYKGKKYKPLDLRPKKTRAMRRQLNKHEEGLRTKKQQRKDLLYSIRKFAVKA; the protein is encoded by the exons ATG GCCAAGATTAAGGCTCGAGATCTGCGGggcaagaagaaggaggagctgcTTAAGCAGCTGGACGACCTAAAAAACGAGCTGTCCCAGCTGCGTGTGGCCAAGGTTACCGGTGGAGCCGCTTCCAAGCTCTCCAAGAT CCGCGTTGTCCGCAAGTCCATCGCAAGAGTGCTGACTGTAATCAACCAGACGCAGAAGGAGAACCTGAGGAAGTTCTACAAG GGTAAGAAGTATAAGCCCCTGGATCTGAGACCCAAGAAGACCAGAGCGATGCGCCGCCAACTCAACAAGCACGAGGAGGGTCTGCGGACCaagaagcagcagaggaaagacCTCCTGTACTCAATCCGCAAATTTGCCGTCAAAGCTTAG